From Nocardioides sp. HDW12B, the proteins below share one genomic window:
- a CDS encoding MBL fold metallo-hydrolase: MSLTIVPVETPTLGDRSYLVHDGEVAVVVDPQRDIDRVTDLLAEHDVRLTHVFETHLHNDYVTGGFALAEATGAAYVVNGADEVSFDRTPIADGETVAAGRLRITALATPGHTFTHLSYALGEVDEVGEGAEQVGVFTGGSLLFGATGRPDLLGAEHTDALVRHQHASAQRLAEVLPDDAGVFPTHGFGSFCSATQSDATASTIGREKEVNPVLTQDEETYVRELLDGLGAWPAYYAHMAPANAAGPAAPDLTPPHVADAEELRRRIEAGEWVVDLRNRTAFAAGHAPGTLNFGLDGGFVTYLGWLIPWGTPLTVLGESADDVATAQRELVRIGIDRLEAQAVGGPEDWTVGGRDEVVSFPTATFADLAQVRHHREVVVLDVRRADEHETARIAGAVNVPLHELVARVDDVPAGEVWVHCAGGYRASVAASVLHAAGRTLVAIDDSFAHAEEVGLHLVGPETDTDDTADGSAA; this comes from the coding sequence ATGAGCCTGACCATCGTCCCCGTCGAGACCCCGACCCTGGGCGACCGCAGCTACCTCGTGCACGACGGCGAGGTCGCCGTCGTCGTCGACCCGCAGCGCGACATCGACCGCGTCACCGACCTGCTCGCCGAGCACGACGTCCGCCTCACCCACGTCTTCGAGACCCACCTCCACAACGACTACGTCACCGGTGGCTTCGCGCTCGCGGAGGCGACCGGAGCGGCGTACGTCGTCAACGGCGCCGACGAGGTCTCCTTCGACCGGACCCCCATCGCCGACGGGGAGACCGTCGCGGCCGGCCGCCTGCGGATCACCGCGCTGGCCACGCCGGGCCACACCTTCACCCACCTCTCCTACGCGCTGGGCGAGGTCGACGAGGTCGGCGAGGGGGCCGAGCAGGTCGGCGTCTTCACCGGCGGCTCGCTGCTCTTCGGCGCCACCGGCCGCCCCGACCTGCTCGGCGCCGAGCACACCGACGCGCTGGTCCGCCACCAGCACGCCTCGGCCCAGCGGCTCGCGGAGGTCCTGCCCGACGACGCCGGCGTCTTCCCGACCCACGGCTTCGGCTCGTTCTGCTCCGCCACCCAGTCCGACGCGACCGCGTCCACGATCGGGCGCGAGAAGGAGGTCAACCCGGTCCTGACCCAGGACGAGGAGACCTACGTCCGCGAGCTGCTCGACGGCCTGGGCGCGTGGCCGGCCTACTACGCCCACATGGCCCCGGCCAACGCCGCCGGCCCCGCCGCCCCCGACCTCACCCCGCCGCACGTCGCCGACGCCGAGGAGCTGCGCCGCCGCATCGAGGCCGGCGAGTGGGTCGTCGACCTGCGGAACCGGACCGCCTTCGCCGCGGGCCACGCGCCCGGCACGCTGAACTTCGGCCTCGACGGCGGCTTCGTGACCTACCTCGGCTGGCTCATCCCGTGGGGCACCCCGCTCACGGTCCTGGGCGAGAGCGCCGACGACGTGGCCACCGCCCAGCGCGAGCTCGTCCGGATCGGCATCGACCGGCTCGAGGCCCAGGCCGTCGGCGGCCCCGAGGACTGGACCGTCGGCGGGCGCGACGAGGTCGTGTCCTTCCCGACCGCGACCTTCGCCGACCTGGCCCAGGTCCGTCACCACCGCGAGGTCGTCGTGCTCGACGTCCGCCGCGCCGACGAGCACGAGACTGCCCGCATCGCCGGGGCCGTCAACGTGCCGCTGCACGAGCTCGTCGCGCGGGTCGACGACGTACCCGCGGGCGAGGTCTGGGTGCACTGCGCCGGCGGCTACCGGGCCTCGGTCGCCGCCTCGGTCCTGCACGCCGCCGGGCGGACGCTCGTCGCGATCGACGACAGCTTCGCCCACGCCGAGGAGGTCGGGCTGCACCTGGTCGGCCCCGAGACCGACACCGACGACACCGCCGACGGCTCGGCGGCCTGA
- a CDS encoding sulfite exporter TauE/SafE family protein, whose product MTSLALALVAGALIGLSLGALGGGGSILAVPVLVYLLDQSPAQATTGSLVVVGLTSLLAAATAHRQGTVLLARGLTFGVVAIGGAALGALASAHVPEPVLMAAFALLLLVVGGVMVTRLVRGRGSDRDTRPILDDPIITVSPTFFCNCPQALKVLVTATVVGLLTGFLGVGGGFLVVPALVLALKVPMTHAAGTSLVVITITSAAALVVRAGAGVQPDWGVVAALTVASVLAAVVGARVAARACPTQLSAAFTGLVLVVAAGTAAQALPAVV is encoded by the coding sequence GTGACCTCCCTCGCGCTCGCCCTCGTCGCGGGCGCCCTCATCGGCCTGAGCCTGGGGGCGCTCGGCGGCGGCGGCTCCATCCTCGCCGTGCCGGTGCTCGTCTACCTGCTCGACCAGTCACCGGCCCAGGCCACCACCGGGTCGCTGGTGGTGGTCGGGCTGACCTCGCTGCTGGCCGCCGCCACGGCGCACCGCCAGGGCACGGTGCTGCTAGCCCGCGGCCTCACCTTCGGGGTCGTCGCCATCGGCGGAGCAGCGCTGGGGGCCCTGGCCTCGGCGCACGTCCCGGAGCCTGTGCTCATGGCCGCCTTCGCGCTGCTGCTCCTGGTCGTCGGCGGGGTCATGGTCACCCGGCTGGTGCGCGGTCGGGGGTCCGACCGCGACACCCGCCCCATCCTCGACGACCCGATCATCACCGTCAGCCCCACCTTCTTCTGCAACTGCCCGCAGGCGCTCAAGGTGCTCGTCACCGCCACCGTCGTCGGCCTGCTGACCGGTTTCCTCGGCGTCGGCGGTGGCTTCCTCGTCGTGCCCGCGCTCGTGCTGGCCCTCAAGGTGCCCATGACCCACGCCGCCGGCACGTCGCTGGTGGTCATCACGATCACCAGCGCGGCCGCGCTCGTCGTACGCGCCGGGGCCGGGGTGCAGCCCGACTGGGGCGTCGTCGCGGCGCTCACCGTGGCCTCCGTGCTCGCCGCCGTGGTCGGGGCCCGCGTCGCCGCCCGCGCCTGTCCCACCCAGCTGTCCGCGGCCTTCACCGGCCTCGTGCTCGTCGTCGCTGCCGGCACCGCCGCGCAGGCCCTCCCCGCCGTCGTCTGA
- the aat gene encoding leucyl/phenylalanyl-tRNA--protein transferase yields MPHDLAPTPWAFPDLGELERAGRLPDDDLLATGADLEPATLVAAYRAGLFPMPDGPRGRRIGWWSPVERGILPLDRLRVTRSMRQSARRFEVRVDTAFDRVVEACADPGRSGGWISPAIRQSYGALHALGWAHSVESWQDGELVGGLYGVAIGGLFAGESMFHHARDASKVALMGLVDLLRDEHADARLLDVQWQTEHLASLGVLGVSREEYLTRLGRALAVPLPEPWR; encoded by the coding sequence ATGCCCCACGACCTCGCGCCGACGCCGTGGGCCTTCCCCGACCTCGGCGAGCTCGAGCGGGCCGGCCGGCTGCCCGACGACGACCTGCTGGCCACCGGTGCGGACCTTGAGCCCGCGACCCTGGTCGCGGCCTACCGGGCGGGCCTGTTCCCCATGCCCGACGGGCCCCGGGGGCGGCGGATCGGGTGGTGGTCGCCGGTCGAGCGCGGCATCCTGCCGCTCGACCGGCTGCGGGTGACGCGGTCGATGCGCCAGTCGGCGCGGCGGTTCGAGGTCCGCGTCGACACGGCGTTCGACCGCGTCGTGGAGGCCTGCGCGGACCCTGGTCGCTCGGGCGGCTGGATCAGCCCCGCCATCCGGCAGTCGTACGGCGCCCTGCACGCGCTGGGGTGGGCGCACTCGGTCGAGTCGTGGCAGGACGGCGAGCTCGTCGGAGGCCTGTACGGCGTCGCGATCGGGGGGCTCTTCGCGGGGGAGTCGATGTTCCACCACGCCCGCGACGCCTCGAAGGTCGCCCTCATGGGCCTGGTCGACCTGCTGCGCGACGAGCACGCGGACGCCCGCCTGCTCGACGTGCAGTGGCAGACCGAGCACCTCGCGTCGCTCGGCGTACTCGGGGTCTCCCGGGAGGAGTACCTCACCCGGCTCGGGCGGGCGCTCGCCGTACCCCTGCCGGAGCCGTGGCGCTGA
- a CDS encoding EcsC family protein has protein sequence MSVRSAIAGKLIPDVHRVAPNANRTFIHQTLARAISGVGPLPPAAQAAEKQLREQGGDVEKGIHEVIENHVRLSAAQGFVTNIGGLVTMAATVPANISGLAVLQCRMVAGIAHLRGYDLDDPRVRNAVLLTMLGEDTVKGLVKKRRIPGPPMVIATAPTHDASLDSMIAGEVTNALVTRVVGKRAAKTVARRVPIAGGFYGAGSDGYSTWQIGRYATRELAPRAR, from the coding sequence GTGAGCGTGCGCAGCGCGATCGCCGGCAAGCTGATCCCCGACGTCCACCGCGTCGCCCCCAACGCCAACCGGACCTTCATCCACCAGACCCTGGCCCGCGCCATCAGCGGTGTCGGGCCCCTGCCCCCGGCCGCCCAGGCCGCGGAGAAGCAGCTGCGCGAGCAGGGCGGCGACGTGGAGAAAGGCATCCACGAGGTCATCGAGAACCACGTCCGCCTCTCGGCCGCCCAGGGCTTCGTCACCAACATCGGCGGCCTCGTCACGATGGCCGCCACCGTGCCGGCCAACATCTCCGGGCTCGCCGTGCTCCAGTGCCGGATGGTGGCGGGCATCGCGCACCTGCGCGGCTACGACCTCGACGACCCCCGGGTCCGCAACGCGGTCCTGCTGACGATGCTGGGCGAGGACACCGTCAAGGGCCTGGTCAAGAAGCGCCGCATCCCCGGCCCGCCGATGGTCATCGCCACGGCCCCGACCCACGACGCCAGCCTCGACTCGATGATCGCGGGCGAGGTCACCAACGCGCTGGTGACCCGCGTGGTCGGCAAGCGCGCCGCGAAGACGGTGGCGCGCCGCGTCCCGATCGCCGGCGGCTTCTACGGCGCCGGCTCCGACGGCTACTCGACCTGGCAGATCGGCCGCTACGCCACCCGCGAGCTCGCCCCCCGCGCCCGCTGA
- a CDS encoding hydroxymethylglutaryl-CoA lyase → MREPTTVRQDGLPERVTIYEVGPRDGLQNESAVVPVEVKAELITRLQAAGLPVVEATSMVHPRWVPQLADAEELLGRLDHVERLPVLVPNERGLDRALAAGVRHVAVFGSATETFARRNLNRSWDEQFAMFEPVVARALAEGVDVRAYVSMCLGDPWEGEVALDRVVETGRRLLDLGAYQLSLGDTIGVGTPGHVTALLDAFNAAGTGDDLLAVHFHDTYGQALANAYAALAHGVTTYDASAGGLGGCPYAESATGNLATEDLVWMLHGLGVATGVDLEALVATSRWLEGHLGRPSPSRVVRALAP, encoded by the coding sequence ATGCGCGAGCCGACGACGGTCCGGCAGGACGGGCTGCCCGAGCGGGTGACGATCTACGAGGTCGGGCCGCGCGACGGGCTGCAGAACGAGTCCGCCGTGGTGCCGGTCGAGGTCAAGGCCGAGCTGATCACCCGCCTCCAAGCGGCCGGGCTGCCGGTCGTCGAGGCCACGAGCATGGTGCACCCGCGGTGGGTGCCGCAGCTGGCCGACGCCGAGGAACTGCTCGGACGGCTCGACCACGTCGAGCGCCTGCCCGTGCTGGTGCCCAACGAGCGCGGCCTCGACCGGGCGCTCGCCGCCGGCGTGCGGCACGTCGCGGTCTTCGGCAGCGCCACCGAGACCTTCGCCCGGCGCAACCTCAACCGGTCCTGGGACGAGCAGTTCGCCATGTTCGAGCCGGTGGTGGCGCGGGCTCTCGCCGAGGGCGTCGACGTGCGCGCCTACGTCTCGATGTGCTTAGGCGACCCGTGGGAGGGCGAGGTGGCCCTCGACCGGGTCGTCGAGACCGGCCGGCGACTTCTCGACCTCGGTGCCTACCAGCTGTCCCTGGGCGACACGATCGGCGTCGGCACCCCCGGCCACGTCACCGCCCTCCTCGACGCCTTCAACGCCGCCGGCACCGGTGACGACCTGCTGGCGGTGCACTTCCACGACACCTACGGCCAGGCCCTGGCCAACGCGTACGCCGCGCTCGCGCACGGCGTCACGACGTACGACGCGAGCGCCGGCGGCCTGGGCGGCTGCCCGTACGCCGAGTCGGCCACCGGCAACCTGGCGACCGAGGACCTGGTCTGGATGCTGCACGGTCTCGGCGTCGCCACCGGGGTCGACCTGGAGGCGCTGGTGGCCACCAGCCGGTGGCTCGAGGGCCACCTGGGGCGGCCGAGCCCGAGCCGGGTCGTCCGCGCGCTCGCCCCCTGA
- a CDS encoding biotin carboxylase N-terminal domain-containing protein, which yields MTDVVPTGSTAAPSTPRPLRALLVANRGEIALRVIRSARARGLRTVAVFSDADRDAPHVRAADAAVHLGPTPATSSYLSVERIIDAARDSGADAVHPGYGFLSERAEFARAVTEAGLTFVGPSADVMDAMGRKDRAREIAERAGVPVVPRVEVVVSTGSTDAGAAVDAFPVLVKAASGGGGKGMRIVRDPAELEGALAAARREAASAFGDDTLLVERYVERGRHVEVQVLADSHGHVVHLFERDCSAQRRHQKVLEEAPAPGLSEAARRTLLDSAVALTREVGYENAGTVEFLVAGDEGSEEVYFLEMNTRLQVEHPVTELVVEVAGRPLDLVDLQLRVAAGEELGFTQDDVRCVGHAIEARVYAEDAFGGFLPQAGTASIVRWPASARVDAALESGQTVTSAYDPMLGKVIARGSDREGARQALVAALDRTAVLGLTTNTGFLRALAASDAFRDSQVDTAWLDRHDVAAPDVDTARVIAAWTDALVTVMTAPAGPFAPDGWRLGADAAPVLVELDRELVVDLAAGTVTDGGTTRAVTQLSAANHEVVLDLDGRRHTAVVNAQAHGVELSWRGQRFVFARVDPFAADGAEVGDGTLTAPMPGTVLAVSVAPGDRVEEGAELGVLEAMKMELTLRAPFAGSVAEVGAAAGDQVALGATLFVVALDEGEEG from the coding sequence ATGACTGACGTGGTCCCGACAGGCTCGACCGCCGCCCCCAGCACCCCGCGGCCCCTGCGCGCCCTGCTCGTCGCCAACCGGGGCGAGATCGCGCTGCGCGTCATCCGCTCCGCCCGCGCCCGGGGGCTGCGGACCGTCGCGGTCTTCTCCGACGCCGACCGGGACGCCCCGCACGTGCGGGCGGCCGACGCCGCGGTGCACCTCGGGCCGACGCCGGCCACGTCGTCGTACCTCTCGGTCGAGCGGATCATCGACGCCGCGCGAGACTCGGGAGCCGACGCCGTCCACCCCGGCTACGGGTTCTTGTCAGAGCGAGCAGAATTCGCCCGCGCGGTCACCGAGGCCGGCCTGACCTTCGTCGGCCCGTCGGCCGACGTCATGGACGCGATGGGTCGCAAGGACCGGGCGCGCGAGATCGCCGAGCGCGCCGGGGTGCCGGTCGTGCCGCGGGTCGAGGTGGTGGTCTCGACAGGCTCGACCGACGCGGGCGCGGCCGTCGACGCCTTCCCGGTGCTGGTCAAGGCCGCCTCCGGCGGCGGCGGCAAGGGCATGCGCATCGTCCGCGACCCGGCCGAGCTCGAGGGAGCGCTGGCCGCGGCGCGTCGCGAGGCGGCCTCGGCGTTCGGCGACGACACCCTGCTCGTGGAGCGGTACGTCGAGCGCGGCCGCCACGTCGAGGTGCAGGTGCTCGCCGACTCCCACGGCCACGTCGTCCACCTGTTCGAGCGCGACTGCTCGGCCCAGCGGCGCCACCAGAAGGTCCTCGAGGAGGCCCCGGCCCCGGGGCTGTCCGAGGCGGCCCGGCGCACCCTCCTCGACTCGGCGGTCGCCCTGACGCGCGAGGTCGGCTACGAGAACGCCGGGACCGTCGAGTTCCTCGTCGCCGGCGACGAGGGCTCCGAGGAGGTGTACTTCCTCGAGATGAACACCCGACTCCAGGTCGAGCACCCCGTCACCGAGCTCGTCGTCGAGGTGGCCGGGCGACCGCTGGACCTCGTCGACCTCCAGCTCCGGGTCGCGGCGGGGGAGGAGCTGGGCTTCACCCAGGACGACGTCCGCTGCGTGGGACACGCCATCGAGGCCCGCGTCTACGCCGAGGACGCCTTCGGTGGCTTCCTGCCCCAGGCCGGCACGGCGTCGATCGTGCGCTGGCCGGCATCCGCCCGCGTCGACGCGGCGCTGGAGAGCGGCCAGACGGTGACGTCGGCCTACGACCCCATGCTCGGCAAGGTGATCGCCCGCGGCAGCGACCGCGAGGGTGCCCGTCAGGCCCTGGTCGCCGCGCTGGACCGCACCGCCGTGCTGGGCCTGACCACCAACACCGGCTTCCTGCGGGCCCTCGCGGCCTCCGACGCCTTCCGCGACAGCCAGGTCGACACCGCCTGGCTGGACCGGCACGACGTGGCGGCCCCCGACGTCGACACCGCCCGCGTGATCGCCGCCTGGACCGACGCCCTCGTCACCGTGATGACCGCGCCGGCCGGGCCCTTCGCCCCCGACGGCTGGCGCCTCGGGGCCGACGCGGCCCCGGTGCTGGTCGAGCTCGACCGCGAGCTGGTCGTCGACCTCGCCGCCGGGACCGTCACCGACGGCGGCACCACCCGGGCCGTCACCCAGCTCTCGGCGGCGAACCACGAGGTCGTGCTCGACCTCGACGGCCGCCGCCACACCGCGGTCGTCAACGCCCAGGCGCACGGGGTGGAGCTGTCCTGGCGCGGGCAGCGCTTCGTCTTCGCCCGCGTCGACCCCTTCGCCGCCGACGGCGCCGAGGTCGGGGACGGCACGCTGACCGCCCCCATGCCCGGCACCGTGCTGGCGGTCTCCGTCGCGCCCGGCGACCGGGTCGAGGAGGGGGCCGAGCTCGGCGTCCTCGAGGCCATGAAGATGGAGCTGACCCTGCGCGCGCCGTTCGCCGGCTCCGTCGCCGAGGTCGGCGCCGCCGCCGGCGACCAGGTGGCGCTGGGCGCCACGCTGTTCGTGGTGGCCCTCGACGAGGGCGAGGAGGGCTGA
- a CDS encoding carboxyl transferase domain-containing protein yields MTTMPGPSTPPSMRDLVAELRERLTRARLGGSEQARAKHTGRGKLLARERVDRLLDPGSPFLEIAPLAAHDLYGGDIASAGIVTGIGSVEGRLCVVVANDATVKGGTYYPMTVKKHLRAQEVARANRLPCVYLVDSGGAFLPMQDEVFPDREHFGRIFFNQANLSAAGIPQIASVMGSCTAGGAYVPAMSDETVIVKDQGTIFLGGPPLVKAATGEVVTAEELGGGEVHARTSGVVDHLANDDAHALAIVRSIVGTLPAPDGRAGGATAARPPSVPEAPTLDPEGLYDVVPTDSRTPYDVREVITRIVDGSRFHEFKRLYGETLVTGFARIWGYDVGIVANNGILFSESALKGAHFVELCNQRRIPLVFLQNISGFMVGRDYENRGIARDGAKLVTAVSCSVVPKFTVVVGGSFGAGNYGMCGRAYDPRFLWMWPNARISVMGGEQAASVLATVRRDGIESRGEEWSDEAEEAFRAPIREQYEEQGSPYYSTARLWDDGIIDPVDTRRVLGMGLAAAAHAPVPEPSYGIFRM; encoded by the coding sequence ATGACCACGATGCCCGGGCCGAGCACGCCTCCCTCGATGCGCGACCTCGTCGCCGAGCTCCGCGAGCGGCTGACCCGCGCCCGCCTGGGCGGGTCCGAGCAGGCCCGGGCCAAGCACACCGGCCGCGGCAAGCTGCTGGCCCGCGAGCGCGTCGACCGCCTCCTCGACCCCGGCAGCCCCTTCCTCGAGATCGCGCCGCTCGCCGCCCACGACCTCTACGGCGGCGACATCGCCAGCGCCGGCATCGTGACCGGCATCGGCTCGGTCGAGGGCCGGCTCTGCGTGGTCGTGGCCAACGACGCCACCGTCAAGGGCGGCACCTACTACCCGATGACGGTCAAGAAGCACCTCCGGGCCCAGGAGGTCGCCCGGGCCAACCGGCTGCCCTGCGTCTACCTCGTCGACTCCGGCGGGGCCTTCCTGCCGATGCAGGACGAGGTCTTCCCCGACCGCGAGCACTTCGGCCGGATCTTCTTCAACCAGGCCAACCTCTCGGCCGCCGGGATCCCGCAGATCGCCTCGGTCATGGGCTCCTGCACCGCCGGCGGCGCCTACGTGCCGGCCATGTCCGACGAGACCGTCATCGTCAAGGACCAGGGCACGATCTTCCTCGGCGGCCCGCCGCTGGTGAAGGCCGCCACCGGCGAGGTCGTCACCGCCGAGGAGCTCGGCGGCGGCGAGGTCCACGCCCGCACCTCCGGCGTCGTCGACCACCTCGCCAACGACGACGCCCACGCGCTGGCCATCGTCCGCTCGATCGTCGGGACGTTGCCCGCGCCCGACGGACGCGCGGGCGGCGCCACTGCTGCCCGCCCTCCCTCGGTCCCCGAAGCCCCGACGCTCGACCCGGAGGGTCTCTACGACGTCGTGCCGACCGACAGCCGCACGCCGTACGACGTGCGCGAGGTGATCACCCGCATCGTCGACGGCTCGCGCTTCCACGAGTTCAAGCGGTTGTACGGCGAGACGTTGGTGACCGGGTTCGCGCGCATCTGGGGCTACGACGTCGGGATCGTGGCCAACAACGGGATCCTCTTCTCCGAGTCGGCGCTCAAGGGCGCGCACTTCGTGGAGCTGTGCAACCAGCGCCGGATCCCGCTGGTGTTCCTGCAGAACATCAGCGGCTTCATGGTGGGACGCGACTACGAGAACCGCGGCATCGCCCGCGACGGGGCGAAGCTGGTGACCGCGGTGTCGTGCTCGGTGGTGCCGAAGTTCACCGTCGTGGTCGGCGGCTCCTTCGGGGCGGGCAACTACGGCATGTGCGGACGTGCGTACGACCCCCGCTTCCTGTGGATGTGGCCCAACGCGCGCATCTCCGTGATGGGCGGCGAGCAGGCGGCGTCGGTGCTGGCGACGGTGCGGCGCGACGGCATCGAGAGCCGGGGCGAGGAGTGGTCGGACGAGGCCGAGGAGGCGTTCCGGGCGCCCATCCGCGAGCAGTACGAGGAGCAGGGCTCGCCCTACTACTCGACCGCCCGGCTTTGGGACGACGGCATCATCGACCCGGTGGACACCCGCCGGGTCCTCGGCATGGGCCTGGCCGCCGCTGCACATGCGCCGGTGCCGGAGCCCTCCTACGGAATCTTCAGGATGTGA
- a CDS encoding TetR/AcrR family transcriptional regulator, with translation MTTRREQILATAAELFAARGFHGVSVVELGAACGVTGPALYRHFASKDAMLAEMLVAISQRLLSVGRQRVAAADGASGALEALVAWHTDFALHNKALIVVQDRDWSSLPPEAQEQVRHLQRTYVELWVTTLREVRPEVDSDRGHAMVHATFGLLNSTPRSSYLGEPAMADLLTAMAHEALLRP, from the coding sequence GTGACCACCCGGCGCGAGCAGATCCTCGCCACCGCGGCCGAGCTCTTCGCGGCGCGCGGCTTCCACGGCGTGTCCGTGGTCGAGCTCGGCGCGGCGTGCGGGGTGACCGGGCCGGCGCTCTACCGCCACTTCGCCTCCAAGGACGCGATGCTCGCCGAGATGCTCGTCGCCATCAGCCAGCGGCTGCTGAGCGTGGGGCGGCAGCGGGTCGCGGCCGCCGACGGCGCCTCCGGGGCGCTCGAGGCCCTGGTGGCGTGGCACACCGACTTCGCGCTGCACAACAAGGCGCTGATCGTCGTCCAGGACCGCGACTGGTCCTCGCTGCCGCCCGAGGCGCAGGAGCAGGTCCGCCACCTGCAGCGGACGTACGTCGAGCTGTGGGTCACCACGCTGCGCGAGGTCCGGCCGGAGGTCGACTCCGACCGCGGCCACGCGATGGTGCACGCGACGTTCGGCCTGCTGAACTCCACCCCGCGCAGCAGCTACCTCGGAGAGCCCGCGATGGCCGACCTGCTCACCGCCATGGCCCACGAGGCCCTGCTCCGTCCCTGA
- a CDS encoding aminotransferase class V-fold PLP-dependent enzyme: MELTEAQAEFAASGVYLDSATLGLPSRRTVDALALALDDWQRGTADARAFDESVQAARDLFAGLVGVPSGWVAVGHQASPFVGLVAAAVPDGAEVLVAAGEFTSVTFPFLAQAGRGVTVREVPLTALADEVRESTYLVAVAAVQSADGRVADLDAIAEAAARTGTRTLVDLTQAAGWLPVDASRFDWTVTSAYKWLLAPRGTAFLTARPERWDEVVPHSAGWYAGADRWSSIYGSPLRLAEDARRFDVSPAWHGWVATRTSLELLTSVDAAVLHEHAVGLADRFSAGVGLDPRGSAIVSLAVTDAVPALLVEHCIRGAGRAGRLRLAFHVHNTVAEVDQAARVLRGHVS, from the coding sequence GTGGAGCTGACCGAAGCGCAGGCCGAGTTCGCGGCGTCGGGGGTCTACCTCGACTCGGCCACCCTGGGGCTGCCGTCGAGGCGGACGGTCGACGCCCTGGCGCTCGCCCTCGACGACTGGCAGCGGGGGACCGCCGACGCGCGGGCCTTCGACGAGTCGGTCCAGGCCGCTCGCGACCTGTTTGCCGGGCTCGTGGGCGTGCCGTCCGGCTGGGTGGCGGTCGGCCACCAGGCCTCGCCGTTCGTCGGTCTCGTCGCGGCCGCGGTGCCGGACGGGGCCGAGGTGCTCGTGGCGGCGGGCGAGTTCACCAGCGTCACGTTCCCGTTCCTGGCCCAGGCGGGTCGCGGGGTCACGGTCCGCGAGGTCCCGCTGACGGCCCTGGCCGACGAGGTGCGGGAGTCGACGTACCTCGTGGCGGTGGCGGCGGTGCAGTCCGCCGACGGGCGTGTGGCCGACCTGGACGCGATCGCCGAGGCGGCCGCCCGCACGGGCACCCGCACGCTGGTCGACCTCACGCAGGCCGCCGGCTGGCTGCCCGTCGACGCGAGCCGTTTCGACTGGACCGTGACCAGTGCGTACAAGTGGCTGCTCGCGCCACGAGGGACGGCCTTCCTCACCGCCCGCCCGGAGCGCTGGGACGAGGTCGTCCCGCACAGCGCCGGGTGGTACGCCGGCGCCGACCGGTGGTCGAGCATCTACGGCTCACCGCTTCGGCTGGCCGAGGACGCCCGACGCTTCGACGTCTCCCCGGCCTGGCACGGCTGGGTCGCCACCCGGACCTCGCTCGAGCTGCTGACCTCCGTCGACGCGGCGGTCCTGCACGAGCACGCCGTCGGTCTCGCCGACCGCTTCAGCGCCGGGGTCGGGCTGGACCCCCGCGGCTCCGCGATCGTCTCGCTGGCCGTGACCGACGCGGTGCCGGCGCTGCTCGTCGAGCACTGCATCCGTGGCGCCGGGCGCGCCGGGCGGCTCCGGCTCGCCTTCCACGTGCACAACACGGTGGCCGAGGTCGACCAGGCGGCGCGGGTCCTGCGCGGCCACGTGTCCTGA
- a CDS encoding CPBP family intramembrane glutamic endopeptidase, producing the protein MSSPPTLDGLLPDPRLRDESDRVLRAALVVEIALVLLLSLGRSAVYAVVNFVAALTQGPLSEQRAVMNRSLAPDRPWLDLVYQLLSVVFAVVPIALAAYLLVLRGGSLHLWWSRRHLGLDTGRGAVLAAAVGSVGLVFYLATYAAGLNLAVVAQDLDDVWWRYPVLVLAALENAAVEELILLGFVLLRLEQLGMRSRTAVVVVAVLRGAYHLYQGVGGFVGNLVMGLLFGWLFLRWRRVAPFVVAHTLLDVGAFVGYAVLAPHVSWLPG; encoded by the coding sequence GTGAGCTCGCCCCCCACCCTCGACGGCCTGCTGCCGGACCCACGGCTGCGCGACGAGTCGGACCGCGTGCTGCGCGCGGCCCTGGTCGTCGAGATCGCCCTGGTGCTGCTGCTCTCGCTGGGTCGTTCAGCGGTCTACGCCGTCGTCAACTTCGTCGCCGCCCTCACCCAGGGCCCGCTCTCGGAGCAGCGCGCGGTCATGAACCGCAGCCTCGCCCCGGACCGGCCGTGGCTCGACCTCGTCTACCAGCTGCTGTCGGTCGTCTTCGCCGTGGTGCCGATCGCGCTGGCGGCGTACCTGCTGGTGCTGCGCGGCGGCAGCCTCCACCTCTGGTGGTCGCGGCGCCACCTCGGCCTCGACACCGGCCGCGGCGCGGTCCTCGCGGCGGCGGTCGGCAGCGTCGGGCTGGTCTTCTACCTCGCGACGTACGCCGCGGGCCTCAACCTGGCCGTCGTGGCGCAGGACCTCGACGACGTGTGGTGGCGCTACCCGGTCCTGGTGCTGGCGGCGCTCGAGAACGCCGCGGTCGAGGAGCTCATCCTGCTCGGCTTCGTGCTGCTGCGCCTCGAGCAGCTCGGCATGCGCTCGCGCACCGCGGTGGTCGTGGTGGCCGTGCTGCGCGGGGCCTACCACCTCTACCAGGGCGTCGGAGGCTTCGTCGGCAACCTGGTGATGGGGCTGCTCTTCGGCTGGCTGTTCCTGCGGTGGCGGCGGGTCGCACCCTTCGTGGTCGCCCACACCCTGCTCGACGTCGGTGCCTTCGTCGGGTACGCCGTGCTCGCTCCCCACGTCTCCTGGTTGCCAGGCTGA